The Herbiconiux sp. SALV-R1 nucleotide sequence GTAGATGACGGCGGGGATCTTGTGGGCGGCACGGATGCGGCGGGCCGCCCCCTTGCCGAACTGGGTGCGGACCTCCGCAGAGACCTTGTTCTCGTCAGCCATGATGTTCTCCTTCTGCGGCGAGCATCGTGGCCCGCCTGATTCGTATGATTTTCAACTCGACCGCGTGAAGCGAGAGGAAAGACGGTTCAAGGTCCAGCCCACCGCGTCGATAACGGATGCTCGTGCCGGCCCTCGCAGAGCCGCCGCGGCATCCCTCGCCGAAGTTCAGTCGCCCAGCCTACCGCATGCGCTCTACTACGCTGGAGCCATCCACCTCTTCCAAGGAGCAACACGCATGTCTGAAGCGTCGGGAACCGCCAACATCGGAGTCGTCGGGATGGCGGTGATGGGCTCGAACCTCGCCCGCAACCTCGCCAGCCGCGAGGGCAACACGGTGGCCGTCTACAACCGCTCCCCCGAGCGCACCCGCAAGCTCGTCTCGGAGCACCCCGAGGCCGGTTTCGTCGCCTCGGAGTCGATCGACGACTTCGTCGCCTCGCTGGCGAAGCCGCGCACCGCGATCATCATGGTGCAGGCGGGGGCCGGCACCGACGCCGTCATCTCCGAGCTGGCCGAGCGGTTCGAGCCGGGCGACATCATCGTCGACGGCGGCAACGCGAACTTCCACGACACCATCCGCCGCGAGAAAGACGTCTCGGCAACCGGCATCCACTTCGTCGGCACCGGCATCTCGGGCGGCGAGGAGGGCGCGCTGAACGGCCCGTCGATCATGCCCGGCGGCACCGCCGAGGCCTACAAGACGCTCGGCCCCATCCTCGCGTCGATCGCCGCGGTCGCCGAGGGCGAGCCCTGCGTCACCCACATCGGCACCGACGGGGCCGGTCACTTCGTGAAGATGGTGCACAACGGCATCGAGTACGCCGACATGCAGCTCATCGCCGAGGCCTACGACCTGCTCCGCACCGTGACCGGCCGCGAGCCGGCCGAGATCGCCGAGGTGTTCGACGCCTGGAACTCGGGCGACCTCGAGTCGTACCTCATCGAGATCACCGCCGAGGTGCTGCGCCAGGTCGACGCCGACACGGGCAAGCCCTTCGTCGACATCGTGCTCGACCAGGCCGGCGCCAAGGGCACCGGCTCGTGGACCGTGCAGAACGCCCTCGATCTGGGTGTGCCGGTCGGCGGTATCGCCGAGGCCGTGTTCGCGCGCTCGGTGTCGTCGAAGCCCGAGCAGCGCGCTGCGGTGCAAGGTGTCGTGACCTCGCGACCCGACGTCGTGTCGGTGGATGTGGACTCGTTCGCCGACGACATCCGTGCCGCCCTCTACGCCTCGAAGGTCGTCGCCTACGCGCAGGGCTTCGACGAGATCATCGCGGGCGCCGCTCAGTACGACTGGGACATCGACAAGGGTGCGGTGGCGAAGATCTGGCGGGCGGGCTGCATCATCCGAGCGCAGTTCCTCAACCGCATCGTCGAGGCCTACGAGAACAACCCGAAGCTCGCGACGCTGCTCGAAGACCCGTACTTCGCGTCGGCTGTGGCCGACGGCGAGGCTGCGTGGCGGCGCGTGGTGTCGACGGCGGCGCTGTCGGGCGTGCCGATCCCGGGCTTCGGCGCGGCGCTGTCGTACTACGACTCGCTCGCGACGAAGCGGCTCCCCGCTGCGCTGGTGCAGGGGCAGCGCGACTTCTTCGGCGCCCACACGTACAAGCGCGTCGACCGCGAGGGCACCTTCCACACCCTCTGGTCGGGCGACCGCTCCGAGGTCGAGACCGAGCCCTCGACCCACTAGGCGGGCGCGGCCGCCGGCCCGCCCCGCCCCGCCTCGCGGGTTCGCCTCGATCGACCCGTCGCAAAACGCCCCTTCCGCTGCGCGGAGGGGGCGTTTTGCGCCAGGTCGATCGTTCGTGCTGGGTGCTGGGTGCGGGGCGCGTCAAGTTGGTCGCGCAAACTGCTCCCCAGCGCGCGTGAAGGAGCACTTTGCGCGACCAAGACAGCCCACCAGGGAGGGTGCTGGCCAGAGTCCACCTGCGCGAGGGCGGCGCGGGAGCGGGATGCTTGCAGGCCTCAGCACGATGGTCGCGCAAAGTGCTCTCTGGTGTAAGTGGAGGAGCAGTTTGCGCGACTAATGGGCGCGCAATGGGGTGGGGTCAGGAGGCCGCGCGCTCGGGGGCGGGGCGGTCGGGCGCGGCGGGCCCGGGGGCGGGGGCGGGGCGGTCGGGCGCGGCGGGCTCGGGCGCGGCGCGGTCGGGCGCGGCGGGCTCGGGCGCGGCGCGGTCGGGCGCGGCGCGCTCGGCGGCGACGCGCTGGCCGACGACGGCGGAGACGCCGTCTTGGCGCATGGAGACGCCGTAAAGGGCGTCGGCGATCTCCATGGTGCGCTTCTGGTGCGTGATGACGATGAGCTGGCTGGTGGCGCGCAGGTCTTCGAAGATGGTGAGGAGCCTGCCGAGGTTGGCGTCGTCGAGGGCGGCCTCCACCTCGTCCATGATGTAGAACGGGCTGGGGCGGGCCTTGAAGATCGCGATGAGCAGCGCGACAGCCGCGAGCGACCGCTCGCCGCCCGAGAGCAGCGACAGGCGCTCGATCTTCTTGCCGGCGGGCTTCACGCTCACCTCGATGCCGGTGGCGAGGAGGTTGTCGGGGTCGGTCAGCGAGATCGAGCCGGTGCCCCCCGGG carries:
- the gndA gene encoding NADP-dependent phosphogluconate dehydrogenase — protein: MSEASGTANIGVVGMAVMGSNLARNLASREGNTVAVYNRSPERTRKLVSEHPEAGFVASESIDDFVASLAKPRTAIIMVQAGAGTDAVISELAERFEPGDIIVDGGNANFHDTIRREKDVSATGIHFVGTGISGGEEGALNGPSIMPGGTAEAYKTLGPILASIAAVAEGEPCVTHIGTDGAGHFVKMVHNGIEYADMQLIAEAYDLLRTVTGREPAEIAEVFDAWNSGDLESYLIEITAEVLRQVDADTGKPFVDIVLDQAGAKGTGSWTVQNALDLGVPVGGIAEAVFARSVSSKPEQRAAVQGVVTSRPDVVSVDVDSFADDIRAALYASKVVAYAQGFDEIIAGAAQYDWDIDKGAVAKIWRAGCIIRAQFLNRIVEAYENNPKLATLLEDPYFASAVADGEAAWRRVVSTAALSGVPIPGFGAALSYYDSLATKRLPAALVQGQRDFFGAHTYKRVDREGTFHTLWSGDRSEVETEPSTH